In the genome of Tannockella kyphosi, one region contains:
- a CDS encoding DUF6119 family protein, with protein MAPTSKRNKTVNTYIDYSELEFNSGEAFSKIKGKLDIPKKFALFDPNIELGHSIKFNLKEDKLDNIVDTISFVENIIINKADIYKIPVFCKVTDKEYIDLLYSKLIKCATEDELNVAFSEFDIIGTTEIFNNTDYKFTLKRGQNEMSVDNITFDDFKKFAQNCELDLASAFEKVNIISYYMSNSVKTDKLINIIDYMDEDERCVLSRGKWYHFNDDYLEYLKSSLAEIDVIYNPEFDFSSSIHDDYINSRYLEYKDSADYIGLSKSKAKQKLMRKFYAERTFNLIRERDNGFKNYDRIEQRYGTSSIELMDLYKDKTMFAVKIGKASAHLCYVVDQSLSSLKMYQHKTLTHMPEIDTVCIWIILDRGELPILEDGVPNINELDMLLLKNKIDGWKKEVRLAGLKPIIYINYRK; from the coding sequence ATAGCGCCTACATCTAAGAGAAATAAAACAGTAAACACATATATTGATTATTCAGAATTAGAATTTAATAGTGGAGAAGCGTTTTCTAAAATAAAAGGTAAATTAGATATTCCTAAAAAATTTGCTTTGTTTGATCCTAATATAGAACTTGGACATTCTATTAAATTTAATCTGAAAGAAGATAAATTAGATAATATAGTTGATACCATATCATTTGTTGAAAATATTATTATAAACAAAGCTGATATTTATAAAATACCAGTTTTTTGCAAAGTGACAGATAAAGAATATATAGATTTGTTATATTCTAAATTAATTAAATGCGCAACTGAAGACGAGTTAAATGTAGCTTTTTCAGAATTTGATATAATCGGAACAACGGAGATATTTAATAATACAGATTACAAATTTACTCTAAAGCGAGGTCAAAACGAGATGAGTGTAGACAATATTACTTTTGATGACTTCAAAAAATTTGCTCAAAATTGTGAGTTGGACCTAGCAAGTGCTTTTGAAAAAGTTAATATTATTAGTTATTATATGAGCAACTCTGTAAAAACAGATAAGCTAATTAACATAATTGATTATATGGACGAGGATGAGCGTTGTGTTTTATCGAGGGGTAAATGGTATCATTTCAATGATGATTACTTAGAATATCTTAAATCATCATTAGCTGAGATTGATGTAATTTATAATCCAGAGTTTGATTTTTCATCTTCCATACATGATGATTATATTAATTCAAGATATTTAGAGTATAAAGATTCTGCTGATTATATTGGTTTGTCTAAAAGCAAAGCAAAACAAAAGCTGATGCGTAAATTTTATGCTGAGCGAACATTCAATTTAATACGAGAACGTGACAATGGGTTCAAGAATTATGATAGAATTGAGCAACGATATGGAACATCTAGTATAGAACTTATGGATTTGTATAAAGACAAAACGATGTTTGCAGTTAAAATAGGAAAGGCATCGGCTCATTTGTGTTATGTTGTGGATCAATCATTATCTTCTTTAAAGATGTATCAACATAAAACACTTACACATATGCCTGAAATAGACACAGTTTGTATATGGATTATATTAGATAGAGGTGAATTACCTATACTTGAAGATGGAGTTCCAAATATCAATGAACTTGATATGCTTTTATTAAAAAATAAAATTGATGGTTGGAAAAAAGAAGTTAGGTTGGCTGGATTAAAACCAATTATTTATATTAATTATAGAAAGTAG
- a CDS encoding ISL3 family transposase: MNDDTLTMSICRDDILQLFNLEAKRIDTFEIRPTLFNELEIHVKLSRCYQTCPCCHNKTNTVKDYVPKKITHSLLHSKPTYIFYNARRYRCKICGKSFYEENPFTHEKARISALTVYNVIEEFKSPRATFSDVAARYHISTTSVINLFDQHVSVSRKTLPRYLCLDENYAFKYDKSNYCFVLVDLLTKDVVDILPSRKKLDLLRYFEAIPLEEREGVELVVSDCWKTYRDVAKKMLPNSKFVVDKYHILADLTKRVDRIRIDVMNENYVKISAKELDALPPDKKAEIIQKKHTYYVLKKFNWLIHTNHKKKKKRENGKIIEYYALDPNNEKKYNYALSKFLNFYDLYDLVYHCDPRLTEAVELKESLVRFYKQSTYKNAKHNLDEVIKEFEESTLPDMRKYASTLKEWKKGIIHSFIPIDSPVPRTATNAIIENRNKLIKDIKRGGNGFRCWPRFRNRILFALNSESTMHLNPIKKEKQQDT, encoded by the coding sequence ATGAATGATGATACTCTCACTATGTCCATTTGCCGTGATGACATCTTACAGTTATTTAATTTAGAAGCAAAACGTATTGATACCTTTGAAATACGTCCTACTTTGTTTAATGAATTAGAAATTCATGTAAAACTAAGCCGATGTTATCAAACATGTCCATGTTGTCATAATAAGACCAATACTGTAAAAGACTATGTTCCTAAAAAGATTACACATTCCTTACTTCATTCTAAACCAACTTATATCTTCTATAACGCTAGAAGATATCGTTGTAAAATATGTGGAAAATCATTCTATGAAGAAAATCCATTCACTCATGAAAAAGCAAGAATTTCTGCCTTGACCGTATATAATGTCATTGAGGAATTCAAAAGTCCTAGAGCTACTTTTAGTGATGTTGCTGCACGTTATCATATTTCTACTACCTCCGTAATCAATCTGTTTGATCAACATGTTTCTGTATCTAGAAAAACTCTTCCTAGATACTTGTGCCTGGACGAAAATTATGCGTTCAAATATGACAAGAGTAACTACTGTTTTGTCCTCGTTGATTTACTAACCAAGGATGTTGTTGATATATTACCTTCACGTAAAAAGTTAGATCTATTACGTTACTTTGAAGCTATCCCTTTAGAGGAAAGAGAAGGTGTTGAACTCGTTGTTTCTGACTGTTGGAAAACATATCGTGATGTAGCTAAAAAGATGTTACCCAATAGTAAGTTTGTAGTAGATAAGTATCATATTCTAGCTGATCTTACAAAACGTGTAGACCGTATACGTATTGATGTCATGAATGAAAACTATGTAAAGATTAGTGCAAAAGAATTAGATGCACTACCTCCTGATAAGAAAGCAGAAATCATTCAAAAGAAACATACATACTATGTATTAAAGAAATTCAATTGGTTAATCCATACCAATCATAAGAAAAAGAAAAAAAGAGAAAATGGAAAGATAATTGAATACTATGCTTTAGACCCTAATAATGAAAAGAAATATAACTATGCATTAAGTAAGTTCCTTAACTTTTATGATTTATATGACCTTGTCTATCATTGTGATCCTAGATTAACAGAAGCAGTAGAACTAAAGGAATCTCTGGTTCGATTTTATAAGCAATCAACCTATAAGAATGCAAAACATAATCTAGATGAAGTGATTAAAGAATTTGAAGAAAGTACCCTCCCGGACATGAGAAAATATGCTTCTACATTAAAAGAATGGAAGAAAGGAATCATCCATTCATTTATACCTATAGATTCCCCTGTTCCTAGAACTGCAACCAATGCGATTATAGAAAATAGAAATAAACTAATCAAAGATATTAAACGTGGTGGTAACGGATTCCGTTGTTGGCCAAGATTCCGTAATCGTATACTCTTTGCCCTAAATAGCGAAAGCACCATGCATCTCAATCCAATAAAAAAAGAGAAACAACAAGATACCTAG